A section of the Thauera chlorobenzoica genome encodes:
- the rpmC gene encoding 50S ribosomal protein L29, with protein sequence MKATELRAKSADELNNELLELLKAQFSLRMQHATQQLGNTSQIGKVRRDIARVRTILREKAGQQ encoded by the coding sequence ATGAAAGCCACTGAACTCCGCGCCAAGAGCGCCGATGAATTGAACAATGAGTTGCTCGAGCTGCTGAAGGCGCAGTTTTCGCTGCGCATGCAGCACGCCACTCAGCAACTGGGCAACACGAGTCAGATCGGGAAGGTTCGCCGCGACATCGCGCGTGTCCGTACCATCCTGCGCGAAAAGGCGGGTCAGCAATGA
- the rpsQ gene encoding 30S ribosomal protein S17, with protein MSEQVEKVRRALVGRVVSDKMQKTVTVLVERRVKHPLYGKVITRSAKYHAHVEDGVAAAGDLVEIEECRPISRTKTWRVAKVLEKARII; from the coding sequence ATGAGCGAACAAGTTGAAAAGGTTCGTCGCGCGCTGGTTGGGCGTGTGGTGAGCGACAAGATGCAGAAGACGGTGACCGTCCTCGTCGAGCGCCGGGTCAAGCACCCGTTGTACGGCAAGGTCATTACCCGTTCGGCGAAGTACCACGCGCACGTCGAAGATGGTGTGGCCGCAGCCGGGGATCTCGTGGAAATCGAGGAATGCCGTCCGATTTCGCGTACCAAGACCTGGCGGGTCGCCAAGGTGCTCGAAAAGGCACGCATCATCTGA
- the rplN gene encoding 50S ribosomal protein L14, which produces MIQMQSKLDVADNSGARSVMCIKVLGGSKRRYAGVGDIIKVTVKDAAPRGRAKKGDVYNAVVVRTAKGVRRPDGSLIKFDNNAAVLLNNKLEPIGTRIFGPVTRELRTERFMKIVSLAPEVL; this is translated from the coding sequence ATGATTCAAATGCAGTCCAAGCTGGACGTGGCCGATAATTCCGGCGCGCGCTCGGTGATGTGCATCAAGGTCCTGGGTGGGTCGAAGCGCCGCTATGCCGGCGTCGGCGACATCATCAAGGTCACGGTGAAGGATGCTGCGCCGCGTGGCCGCGCCAAGAAAGGCGACGTCTACAATGCGGTCGTTGTGCGCACCGCCAAGGGTGTCCGCCGTCCCGACGGTTCGCTGATCAAGTTCGACAACAACGCGGCCGTGCTTCTGAACAACAAGCTCGAGCCGATCGGTACCCGCATCTTCGGGCCGGTCACGCGCGAGCTGCGCACCGAGCGGTTCATGAAGATCGTCTCGCTGGCGCCCGAAGTGCTCTGA
- the rplX gene encoding 50S ribosomal protein L24, with amino-acid sequence MNKIRKGDEVVVLTGKDRGRRGAVLRRVDDERVVVEGVNRVKKHVRPNPLKGEVGGIVEKEMPIHVSNVALFNPATQKGERVGIKTLEDGRKVRFFKSNGELVNA; translated from the coding sequence ATGAACAAGATCCGCAAGGGTGACGAAGTAGTGGTGCTGACGGGCAAGGATCGTGGCCGTCGTGGTGCCGTGCTGCGCCGCGTTGATGACGAGCGCGTCGTGGTTGAGGGTGTGAATCGGGTGAAGAAGCATGTTCGCCCGAATCCGCTCAAGGGTGAGGTGGGTGGCATCGTCGAGAAGGAAATGCCCATCCACGTGTCGAATGTCGCGCTGTTCAATCCCGCGACCCAGAAGGGTGAGCGTGTCGGGATCAAGACGCTTGAGGATGGCCGCAAGGTCCGCTTCTTCAAGTCGAACGGCGAGCTGGTGAACGCCTAA
- the rplE gene encoding 50S ribosomal protein L5: MARLQQVYKDEVAPALQQQFGYESVMEVPRITKITLNMGVGEAVGDKKILENAVGDMTKIAGQKPVTTKARKSIAGFKIRDGYPIGCMVTLRGPRMFEFLDRLITIALPRVRDFRGIASKGFDGRGNYNLGVKEQIIFPEIEYDKIDALRGMNISITTTAKTDEEARALLGAFKFPFKN, from the coding sequence ATGGCTCGCTTGCAACAAGTTTACAAGGACGAAGTCGCGCCGGCGCTGCAGCAGCAGTTCGGCTACGAGTCCGTGATGGAAGTTCCGCGCATCACCAAGATCACCCTGAACATGGGCGTGGGTGAGGCGGTTGGTGACAAGAAGATCCTGGAGAACGCCGTTGGCGACATGACCAAGATCGCTGGCCAGAAGCCGGTCACCACCAAGGCGCGGAAGTCGATTGCCGGCTTCAAGATCCGTGATGGCTATCCGATCGGCTGCATGGTCACGCTGCGCGGTCCGCGCATGTTCGAGTTTCTCGATCGCCTGATCACGATCGCGCTGCCGCGTGTGCGCGACTTCCGCGGGATCGCCTCGAAAGGCTTCGACGGTCGTGGCAACTACAACCTCGGTGTCAAGGAACAGATCATTTTCCCTGAAATCGAGTACGACAAGATCGATGCGCTGCGCGGCATGAACATCAGCATCACGACCACGGCGAAGACGGACGAGGAAGCGCGTGCACTCCTCGGTGCGTTCAAGTTCCCGTTCAAGAATTGA
- the rpsN gene encoding 30S ribosomal protein S14 → MAKLALINREAKRAKLVEKFAAKRAALVAQVKDSNLSEEERMAARLALQQLPRNANPTRQRNRCALTGRPRGVFRKFGLCRNKLREIAFRGEVPGMTKASW, encoded by the coding sequence ATGGCGAAACTCGCTCTGATCAATCGCGAAGCGAAGCGTGCCAAGCTGGTGGAAAAATTCGCCGCCAAGCGTGCCGCGCTCGTCGCGCAGGTCAAGGACAGCAACCTGTCCGAAGAAGAACGCATGGCCGCTCGCCTGGCCCTGCAGCAACTGCCCCGTAACGCCAATCCGACGCGCCAGCGCAACCGCTGCGCGCTGACTGGGCGTCCGCGCGGTGTTTTTCGCAAGTTCGGTCTGTGCCGCAACAAGCTGCGCGAAATCGCGTTCCGTGGCGAAGTGCCCGGAATGACCAAGGCGAGCTGGTAA
- the rpsH gene encoding 30S ribosomal protein S8, producing MSMSDPIADMLTRIRNGQQAQKATVSMPSSKLKVAIAKVLQDEGYIDAYTVRDEAGKASLDVTLKYYAGRPVIERIERVSRPGLRIYKGSEDLPRVMNGLGVAIVSTPRGVMTDRSARANRVGGEVICLVA from the coding sequence ATGAGTATGTCCGATCCGATCGCCGACATGCTGACGCGCATCCGCAACGGCCAGCAGGCCCAGAAGGCAACGGTTTCGATGCCTTCCTCGAAGCTGAAGGTTGCGATCGCCAAAGTGTTGCAGGACGAAGGTTACATCGACGCTTACACCGTGCGCGATGAGGCTGGCAAGGCCTCGCTCGACGTGACGCTGAAATACTACGCCGGCCGTCCGGTCATCGAGCGCATCGAGCGCGTGAGCCGTCCGGGGTTGCGTATCTACAAGGGCAGCGAGGATCTGCCGCGGGTGATGAACGGCCTCGGTGTCGCCATCGTGTCCACGCCGCGCGGTGTGATGACCGACCGTTCGGCGCGCGCCAATCGCGTTGGCGGCGAAGTCATCTGCCTCGTCGCATAA
- the rplF gene encoding 50S ribosomal protein L6 codes for MSRVAKNPVVIPQGVEISISASEVAVKGPLGSLIQPLSAAVSVEREGDALVCKARDGVPNARAMSGTVRALLNNMVTGVSKGFERKLTLVGVGYRAQAQGDKLNLSLGFSHPVVHQMPAGVKVETPTQTEVVIKGIDKQQVGQVAAEVRAYRAPEPYKGKGVRYSDEVVVLKETKKK; via the coding sequence ATGTCTCGTGTAGCGAAGAATCCGGTCGTGATCCCGCAAGGGGTGGAAATCAGCATTTCCGCCTCCGAGGTTGCGGTCAAGGGCCCGCTGGGCTCACTCATCCAGCCGCTGAGCGCTGCGGTCAGCGTCGAGCGTGAAGGCGATGCCCTGGTGTGCAAGGCCCGCGACGGCGTACCCAACGCACGTGCGATGTCGGGTACCGTGCGCGCCCTTCTGAACAACATGGTTACCGGGGTCTCGAAGGGTTTCGAGCGCAAGCTGACGCTTGTCGGGGTGGGCTATCGCGCCCAGGCCCAGGGTGACAAGCTGAACCTGTCGCTGGGCTTCTCGCATCCGGTAGTACACCAGATGCCGGCCGGGGTGAAGGTTGAAACTCCGACCCAGACCGAGGTCGTGATCAAGGGCATCGACAAGCAGCAGGTCGGCCAGGTCGCAGCCGAGGTGCGTGCCTACCGCGCTCCCGAGCCCTACAAGGGCAAGGGCGTCCGATACTCGGACGAAGTGGTGGTCCTCAAGGAAACCAAGAAGAAGTAA
- the rplR gene encoding 50S ribosomal protein L18 produces the protein MNKKETRLRRARKTRAKIAELKAVRLTVFRSNCHIYAQVISGCGSRVLAAASTVEADVRAQAPNGGNKAAAELVGKLIAERAKAAGVEQVSFDRSGFLYHGRVKALAEAAREGGLKF, from the coding sequence ATGAACAAGAAAGAAACTCGTCTTCGCCGTGCGCGCAAAACTCGCGCCAAGATTGCGGAGCTCAAGGCGGTTCGCCTGACGGTGTTCCGGTCCAACTGCCACATCTACGCCCAGGTCATTTCGGGTTGCGGTTCCCGCGTGCTCGCGGCCGCTTCGACGGTCGAGGCCGATGTCCGCGCCCAGGCCCCGAACGGCGGCAACAAGGCTGCGGCCGAGCTCGTCGGCAAGCTGATTGCCGAACGCGCCAAGGCTGCCGGTGTCGAGCAGGTCTCGTTCGACCGCTCGGGCTTCCTGTATCACGGCCGCGTGAAGGCGCTGGCCGAGGCTGCCCGTGAAGGCGGCCTCAAGTTCTAA
- the rpsE gene encoding 30S ribosomal protein S5: MAKQQTKRAQASDERDDGLKEKMVAINRVTKVVKGGRILGFAALTVVGDGDGGIGMGKGKSREVPVAVQKAMDEARRKMRKVSLKSGTLQHTVIGKHGAASVLMQPAPAGTGIIAGGPMRAVFEVMGVTDVICKCIGSANPYNVVRATINGLMAINTPAEIAAKRGKSVEEILG, encoded by the coding sequence ATGGCCAAGCAGCAAACCAAACGTGCGCAAGCCTCCGACGAGCGCGATGACGGCCTGAAGGAAAAAATGGTCGCGATCAATCGCGTGACCAAGGTCGTCAAGGGCGGCCGTATCCTCGGCTTCGCCGCGCTGACCGTGGTCGGCGACGGCGACGGTGGCATCGGCATGGGCAAGGGTAAGTCCCGTGAAGTTCCGGTGGCGGTGCAGAAGGCGATGGACGAAGCGCGTCGCAAGATGCGCAAGGTGTCCCTCAAGAGTGGCACCCTGCAGCACACCGTGATCGGCAAGCACGGCGCCGCCTCGGTGCTGATGCAGCCCGCTCCGGCCGGTACCGGCATCATCGCCGGCGGTCCGATGCGTGCCGTATTCGAGGTGATGGGCGTGACCGACGTCATCTGCAAGTGCATCGGCTCCGCCAATCCGTACAACGTCGTCCGTGCCACGATCAACGGCCTGATGGCGATCAACACCCCGGCGGAAATTGCAGCCAAGCGCGGCAAGTCCGTCGAAGAAATCCTGGGGTAA
- the rpmD gene encoding 50S ribosomal protein L30, whose translation MSDKKIKVTLVKSVIGTKQSHRATVRGLGLRRLNHTVELADTPEVRGMVNKVSYLLKCEG comes from the coding sequence ATGTCGGACAAGAAAATCAAGGTGACGCTCGTCAAGAGCGTGATCGGCACCAAGCAGTCCCACCGCGCCACCGTGCGCGGCCTCGGCCTGCGCCGGCTCAACCACACGGTCGAGCTGGCGGACACGCCCGAAGTCCGGGGCATGGTCAACAAGGTGTCCTACCTGCTCAAGTGCGAGGGTTGA
- the rplO gene encoding 50S ribosomal protein L15, with protein MRLNTIKPGDGSKKTARRVGRGMGSGLGKTCGRGHKGQKSRAGGFHKVGFEGGQMPLQRRLPKRGFVSLTRARNVEVRLSELDKLPVDEVDLLTLKQAGVIAADALSAKVVLSGAINRKVVLRGVGATQGAKAAIEAAGGSVAAE; from the coding sequence ATGCGCCTGAATACCATCAAGCCTGGTGACGGTTCGAAAAAGACGGCACGCCGCGTCGGCCGTGGCATGGGCAGCGGCCTGGGCAAGACCTGCGGTCGCGGCCACAAGGGCCAGAAATCGCGCGCCGGCGGCTTCCACAAGGTTGGCTTCGAAGGCGGCCAGATGCCGCTCCAGCGTCGTCTTCCGAAGCGTGGCTTCGTGTCGCTGACGCGTGCGCGCAACGTTGAGGTGCGCCTGTCCGAGCTGGACAAGCTGCCGGTCGATGAAGTCGATCTGCTGACGCTGAAGCAGGCCGGTGTGATCGCCGCGGACGCACTGTCTGCCAAGGTCGTGCTGTCGGGTGCGATCAACCGCAAGGTTGTGTTGCGCGGTGTCGGTGCCACCCAGGGTGCCAAGGCAGCGATCGAAGCTGCCGGCGGTTCCGTGGCGGCCGAGTAA
- the secY gene encoding preprotein translocase subunit SecY, protein MANPAATLGNTGRFGDLKRRLLFLVGALIVYRIGAHIPVPGIDPERLGELFQSQAGGILGVFNLFSGGALSRFTIFALGIMPYISASIIMQLMTVAVPQLEALKKEGEAGRRKITQYTRYGTLLLAFAQSLGIAIALEGQPGLVLDPGLMFRFVTLATLVTGTMFLMWLGEQITERGIGNGISIIIFAGIVAGLPSAIGGLFELVRTGAMHPFTALFICVLVALVTAFVVFVERGQRKILVNYAKRQVGNKVYGGQSSHLPLKLNMSGVIPPIFASSIILFPATLGQWFGSSEGMYWLRDIASTLSPGQPIYVMLYALAIVFFCFFYTALVFNARETADNLKKSGAFVPGIRPGDQTARYIDKILMRLTLAGAVYITLVCLLPEFLILKWNVPFYFGGTSLLIIVVVTMDFMAQVQAFVMSHQYESLLKKANFKGAGFPGR, encoded by the coding sequence GTGGCGAATCCTGCTGCCACGCTGGGAAACACGGGGCGGTTCGGCGACCTCAAGCGTCGCCTGCTGTTCCTCGTGGGCGCGCTGATCGTCTATCGCATCGGCGCCCATATCCCGGTTCCCGGGATCGACCCCGAGCGACTGGGCGAACTGTTCCAGTCCCAGGCGGGTGGCATCCTCGGGGTGTTCAACCTGTTCTCGGGCGGCGCGCTGTCCCGCTTTACCATCTTCGCGTTGGGCATCATGCCTTACATCTCGGCCTCGATCATCATGCAACTGATGACGGTCGCGGTGCCGCAGCTGGAGGCGCTGAAGAAGGAAGGCGAGGCCGGAAGGCGCAAGATCACGCAGTACACCCGTTACGGAACGCTGCTGCTTGCCTTCGCTCAATCGCTGGGGATCGCGATTGCACTTGAAGGTCAGCCGGGCCTGGTGCTCGATCCGGGGCTGATGTTCCGCTTCGTCACCCTGGCGACGCTGGTGACCGGAACGATGTTCCTGATGTGGCTGGGCGAGCAGATCACCGAGCGCGGCATCGGCAACGGCATTTCGATCATCATCTTCGCAGGTATCGTCGCGGGGCTGCCGAGCGCGATCGGTGGGTTGTTCGAACTGGTCCGCACCGGTGCGATGCATCCCTTCACTGCGCTGTTCATCTGTGTGCTGGTGGCGCTGGTGACGGCTTTCGTGGTGTTCGTCGAGCGCGGTCAGCGCAAGATCCTGGTCAATTACGCCAAGCGTCAGGTCGGCAACAAGGTGTACGGCGGGCAAAGCTCCCACCTTCCGCTGAAGCTGAACATGTCGGGTGTGATTCCGCCGATCTTCGCCTCCAGCATCATCCTGTTCCCGGCGACGCTGGGGCAGTGGTTCGGCTCTTCCGAGGGCATGTACTGGCTGCGTGACATCGCATCCACGCTGTCGCCGGGTCAGCCGATCTACGTCATGCTGTATGCGCTGGCGATCGTGTTCTTCTGCTTCTTCTACACGGCATTGGTATTCAATGCACGGGAGACGGCAGACAACCTGAAGAAAAGCGGTGCGTTTGTTCCCGGGATTCGACCCGGCGATCAGACCGCTCGCTACATCGACAAGATTCTCATGCGGCTGACGCTGGCCGGGGCGGTGTATATCACCCTGGTCTGCCTGCTGCCCGAGTTCCTGATCCTGAAGTGGAATGTACCGTTCTATTTCGGCGGCACTTCGCTGCTGATCATCGTGGTGGTCACGATGGACTTCATGGCCCAGGTTCAGGCGTTCGTGATGTCGCACCAGTATGAGAGTCTGCTGAAAAAGGCGAATTTCAAGGGGGCGGGTTTCCCGGGCAGGTAA